A part of Paenibacillus sp. sptzw28 genomic DNA contains:
- a CDS encoding L-rhamnose mutarotase: MEKSNKYAWTWRIKEEYIAEYVEMHLNPWPEVLEEHSIAGIRNYSIFQDGSLFFYCFECDDVEKAFAYIARSEVCGRWNAITSKMVEGSFDINKVEPIQRMTKIFYLK; the protein is encoded by the coding sequence ATGGAGAAAAGCAATAAGTATGCGTGGACCTGGCGGATCAAAGAGGAGTATATCGCCGAGTATGTTGAGATGCATCTGAATCCGTGGCCTGAGGTGCTTGAGGAGCACAGCATAGCCGGTATCCGGAATTATTCGATCTTTCAGGACGGAAGCCTGTTTTTCTACTGCTTCGAATGCGACGATGTTGAGAAGGCTTTCGCTTATATCGCCAGGAGCGAGGTTTGCGGCAGATGGAACGCCATTACGTCGAAAATGGTAGAGGGCTCATTTGACATTAATAAGGTGGAGCCGATCCAAAGGATGACTAAAATTTTCTATTTGAAGTAA
- a CDS encoding L-fucose/L-arabinose isomerase family protein has protein sequence MSLLQSIKPSRKPRIGLYSVGLRAYWDQFPGLRERLVEYGQFIEKRMSVWGEIYNYGLVDTESEGRQAGEWLSGHNVDLVFCHAATYSTSSTVLPVHQQCKAPVVFLNLQPTDRIDYERTTTGEWLANCGACPVPEFANAFNRAGISFRVVNGLLGLDYTPDISLANETTHDRKEAIRAWAEIEEWVRAAGVPRTLRHSRFGFLGNTYSGMLDLYSDFTMIQSQTGLHVEVLEMCDLNRLLKDVTPQEAAAKLEEVHGMFEISGDSPSDPIARKPTDEQMKWSCRVAAAQEKLVREYDLDALTYYYHGAPGGEYEKLQGGFIIGHSLLTARGIPCSGEGDLKTAIAMKICDILGTGGSFSEIVVVDYVDETILLGHDGPFHIAIADGKPVLRGMGLYHGKQGTGVSVEAKVRTGPVTTLNVTQTGDGKLKLIISEGESTNGPIMRIGNTQTPVKFREHPDDYMARWFAEAPTHHCAISIGHNASLFRKVGELMQVAHCIL, from the coding sequence ATGTCTTTGCTGCAATCCATCAAACCAAGCCGCAAGCCTCGGATCGGTCTGTATTCCGTGGGGCTTCGAGCTTATTGGGACCAATTCCCCGGCCTGCGGGAGCGGCTTGTAGAATACGGACAATTTATTGAAAAACGGATGTCTGTCTGGGGCGAAATTTATAACTATGGACTAGTGGATACGGAAAGTGAAGGTCGGCAAGCCGGGGAGTGGCTCAGTGGGCACAATGTGGACCTTGTCTTCTGTCATGCGGCTACTTACTCGACGAGCTCGACCGTGCTGCCCGTTCATCAGCAGTGTAAGGCGCCTGTCGTGTTTCTTAATTTGCAGCCGACAGACCGGATTGACTACGAACGGACGACAACGGGCGAATGGCTTGCGAACTGCGGCGCCTGTCCGGTACCCGAATTCGCCAACGCCTTTAACCGTGCCGGAATATCATTTCGGGTTGTGAACGGCCTCCTCGGACTTGATTATACGCCGGATATATCCCTTGCTAATGAAACGACTCACGACCGGAAGGAAGCAATCCGTGCCTGGGCGGAAATCGAGGAGTGGGTACGCGCTGCAGGCGTGCCGAGGACCCTTCGCCACAGCCGGTTCGGCTTTCTCGGCAACACTTACAGCGGGATGCTGGACTTGTACAGCGATTTTACAATGATTCAGTCGCAAACCGGACTACATGTGGAAGTGCTGGAGATGTGCGATTTGAACAGGCTGCTGAAGGACGTAACTCCGCAGGAGGCTGCGGCCAAGCTTGAAGAAGTACACGGTATGTTCGAAATCAGCGGCGACTCCCCATCCGATCCGATCGCAAGAAAGCCGACCGATGAACAGATGAAATGGTCCTGCAGGGTGGCTGCGGCGCAGGAGAAGCTGGTTCGGGAATATGATCTGGACGCGCTTACCTATTATTATCACGGGGCGCCCGGAGGGGAGTATGAGAAGCTGCAGGGAGGCTTTATTATCGGCCATTCGCTGCTGACCGCACGCGGCATTCCCTGCTCCGGCGAAGGAGATCTGAAAACGGCGATAGCGATGAAAATATGCGACATTCTCGGCACCGGAGGCAGTTTCTCTGAAATCGTGGTTGTCGATTACGTCGACGAGACGATTTTACTTGGCCATGACGGACCTTTCCACATCGCCATTGCAGATGGAAAGCCGGTTCTGCGCGGTATGGGACTGTATCACGGCAAGCAGGGCACAGGCGTCTCCGTCGAGGCAAAGGTGCGAACAGGACCGGTGACAACGCTGAATGTGACGCAAACCGGCGACGGAAAGCTGAAGCTCATCATCAGCGAAGGAGAATCAACCAACGGGCCGATTATGAGAATCGGGAACACGCAGACACCGGTCAAATTTCGCGAGCATCCGGACGATTATATGGCCAGATGGTTCGCTGAAGCGCCGACGCACCACTGCGCCATATCGATTGGCCACAACGCATCCTTATTCCGGAAGGTCGGCGAGCTGATGCAGGTAGCTCATTGCATCTTATAA
- a CDS encoding helix-turn-helix domain-containing protein, protein MSAYRERASHGWAADSVRLIATPSSFARTSLFYVQEVGHFRTLASYFTEREQLSSYLVVYTVSGKGRLSYRGKMYTLLPGQVFFIDCMDHQYYTTDPEEPWELLWVHLNGVSVRAYYELFAAAQEEPVIMVKPETNLPAILRELIHLHRDKSYRTELIGSKLLVELVTELVLAAQQPDGPAGEVPGYIRAVMREIEQHYAEELALEYLAGLAAVSKYHLAKSFKRYMSISPGEYIINTRITHAKELLKYTGLPVAEIAANVGVDNVSHFIRLFKDREGDTPLVFRKKWQTPR, encoded by the coding sequence TTGTCCGCTTATAGGGAAAGAGCTTCTCACGGGTGGGCCGCCGATTCCGTCCGGCTCATAGCCACTCCGTCCTCTTTTGCCAGAACGTCACTTTTTTACGTCCAGGAAGTCGGACATTTTCGAACGTTGGCGTCATATTTTACGGAACGGGAGCAGCTCAGTTCCTATCTCGTCGTGTACACCGTCTCCGGGAAAGGCAGACTGTCCTACCGCGGCAAAATGTACACACTGCTGCCCGGTCAGGTTTTCTTCATCGACTGTATGGACCATCAGTATTATACGACCGATCCGGAGGAACCTTGGGAGCTGCTGTGGGTACACCTGAACGGTGTCAGCGTCCGCGCTTATTATGAACTGTTTGCCGCAGCCCAAGAAGAGCCGGTCATCATGGTGAAGCCGGAAACCAATCTGCCCGCCATCCTCAGGGAATTAATTCACTTGCACCGGGATAAGAGCTATCGAACGGAGCTTATCGGTTCAAAGCTGCTCGTGGAACTTGTGACGGAGCTGGTGCTTGCTGCGCAGCAGCCCGATGGGCCTGCCGGCGAAGTGCCCGGATATATACGGGCTGTAATGCGGGAAATCGAACAGCACTATGCGGAAGAACTGGCGCTTGAATATCTGGCGGGTCTGGCTGCGGTCAGCAAGTACCACCTGGCCAAATCGTTCAAGCGATATATGAGCATCTCTCCAGGCGAATATATCATTAATACCCGGATTACTCATGCCAAGGAGCTGCTCAAGTATACCGGTCTTCCGGTGGCCGAGATCGCCGCAAATGTTGGAGTCGATAACGTAAGCCATTTCATTCGGTTATTCAAAGACCGCGAGGGCGACACTCCACTGGTTTTTCGGAAGAAATGGCAGACGCCGCGATGA
- a CDS encoding SDR family oxidoreductase — translation MVRYYPVYPYIGAFQRVVTQPIAFPPQHQRHPGEEWLMQPPPIFDYRGYAGSGKLRGKVALITGGDSGIGRAAAVSYAKEGADLAIVYLNEHRDADDTRRYVERLGARCLLLPGDLRYSAVSRAAVARTIEVFGRLDVLVNNAAIQYYTRSILDVSDEQLENSFRTNVFPLFYMIKAALPYLKKGSSIINTASRVAYEGNKNVIDYAATKGAVVTFTRTMAMSLVDRGIRVNAVAPGPTWTALNVTSYPPEHVAVLGTEIPMGRAAQPFEIAPAFVYLAAEDSAFVTGQVIHVNGGKILYS, via the coding sequence ATGGTTCGATACTACCCCGTATATCCGTACATTGGCGCATTCCAAAGAGTGGTGACGCAGCCTATCGCTTTTCCCCCGCAGCATCAGCGGCATCCGGGTGAGGAGTGGCTTATGCAGCCTCCGCCGATTTTTGATTACCGCGGCTATGCCGGCAGCGGCAAACTGAGAGGCAAGGTTGCTCTCATAACGGGTGGCGACAGCGGAATCGGCAGAGCGGCTGCAGTCTCTTATGCCAAAGAAGGCGCCGACCTGGCAATCGTATATCTCAATGAACACCGTGATGCGGATGATACCAGGAGGTATGTGGAACGGCTTGGCGCACGCTGCCTGCTGCTCCCGGGAGACCTGCGTTACTCCGCCGTCTCTCGGGCTGCAGTGGCACGAACAATAGAAGTTTTCGGACGGCTGGACGTATTGGTCAATAACGCGGCAATCCAATATTATACTAGAAGCATCCTGGATGTCTCTGATGAACAGCTGGAGAACTCGTTTCGCACGAATGTCTTCCCGCTGTTTTACATGATAAAGGCGGCGCTCCCCTATTTGAAGAAGGGCAGCTCCATCATTAATACGGCCTCAAGAGTCGCTTATGAGGGAAATAAGAATGTAATTGACTACGCGGCCACCAAGGGTGCCGTGGTTACCTTCACCAGGACCATGGCCATGTCGCTTGTGGACCGGGGAATTCGGGTCAATGCCGTGGCGCCAGGGCCGACATGGACGGCTCTTAATGTAACCTCCTATCCTCCCGAGCATGTCGCGGTCCTTGGGACCGAGATACCGATGGGTCGCGCTGCCCAACCGTTCGAAATTGCTCCGGCATTCGTGTATTTGGCAGCAGAGGATTCCGCTTTCGTAACAGGTCAGGTCATTCATGTTAACGGCGGAAAGATTCTGTACTCATAA
- a CDS encoding carbohydrate ABC transporter permease yields the protein MHKKQTAQDMTFHTINYLLLGMFAIICIFPLYYLFINTISSNDLSSRGLVTFYPKSIHFGNYIQVLKIPGFSQAAFVSLARTVVGTVLTVGGSALLGFLFTKKEMWGRKFWYPFIVITLYFNAGIIPWYITMLNLNLTNNFLAYILPAIVSPFYVILVKTFVESLPAALQESAQIDEAGYWTVFTRIVFPLITPILATIAIFSFNRSDRIGAARKRRRLLKRQ from the coding sequence ATGCATAAAAAACAAACCGCCCAGGATATGACGTTTCATACCATAAATTATCTGTTACTCGGAATGTTTGCTATCATCTGTATTTTCCCATTGTATTATTTGTTCATCAATACGATCAGCAGCAATGATCTGAGCAGCCGCGGACTTGTTACGTTCTACCCGAAATCGATCCATTTCGGCAACTATATCCAGGTATTGAAAATTCCCGGGTTCAGCCAAGCGGCCTTCGTGTCATTGGCGAGAACGGTTGTCGGCACGGTTCTCACCGTCGGCGGGTCGGCGCTGCTCGGTTTCCTATTCACGAAGAAGGAAATGTGGGGACGGAAGTTCTGGTACCCCTTTATCGTCATCACGCTATATTTTAACGCAGGTATCATTCCATGGTATATTACGATGCTCAATCTTAACCTGACAAACAACTTTCTGGCTTATATCCTGCCTGCTATCGTGTCGCCATTCTACGTTATATTGGTCAAGACGTTCGTGGAGTCGCTTCCCGCCGCCCTTCAGGAATCGGCCCAGATCGACGAAGCGGGGTATTGGACCGTTTTCACCCGGATCGTATTCCCGCTAATAACGCCGATTCTGGCCACCATCGCAATCTTCTCGTTCAACCGTTCTGATCGCATCGGCGCTGCTCGTAAGCGCCGCCGCTTGCTCAAACGGCAATAA
- a CDS encoding ABC transporter permease subunit: MLYIAAISGIDPELYEAARVDGAGRFRSIWHITLPGIMPTYFVLLLLTIANFINNGLEQYFVFQNPINKDHIEVLDLYVYNIGLLGSNFSFATAISMLKSIISIILLFFANSLSKVVRGESIV; this comes from the coding sequence ATCCTGTATATTGCGGCCATTTCCGGGATAGACCCGGAGCTGTACGAAGCGGCAAGAGTCGACGGGGCGGGACGATTCCGCTCGATCTGGCACATTACGCTGCCGGGGATCATGCCGACCTATTTCGTGCTGCTGCTGCTGACGATCGCCAACTTCATCAACAACGGATTGGAGCAGTACTTCGTCTTCCAGAATCCAATCAACAAAGACCATATCGAGGTGTTGGACCTGTATGTCTATAACATCGGCCTACTTGGTTCGAACTTCTCTTTTGCGACAGCCATCAGCATGTTGAAATCGATCATCAGTATTATCCTGCTTTTCTTTGCCAACAGCCTTTCCAAAGTGGTCCGCGGCGAAAGCATAGTGTAG
- a CDS encoding MATE family efflux transporter produces the protein MKDTPYELQSTQSPQPSTGTPAAGRTAEKNRLSQRTYLALGLPLLLSGLTTPLLGAVDTATVGQLTDPALLGGVAVGALIFNTMYWLFGFLRVSTSGFAAQALGSGDHEKSLAALFKPALLALSIGLLFVLLQRPILHSALTLIRPGDDVSLVASQYFNIRIWGAPVTLMNYVIIGWMLGTAKIRMTLFLQIGMNVFDMGLTLLFVKAFHWGVTGVAAATTIAEATVLAAGLIVFAASVRLPSGGSAWKSLMHIGDFRKMLSVNGDLMIRTACLLSVFNLFTAAGSSFGTEQLAANVILLQIHFLMAAVFEGFANAGSIFAGKALGSQDRLLFRRTIGLSWRWALLSAVLISGIYWVLNSTLITLFTNNDKVSSLALNYSIWIAVYPFAAGLCLIFYGIFTGTTKTAPIRNSTIMSLIVFLAALYLLVPVYQNHGLWLAFLLFSLARSLFLIMYLPKLERSLFIR, from the coding sequence ATGAAGGATACACCCTATGAGCTTCAATCTACTCAATCGCCTCAACCTTCTACCGGCACTCCCGCTGCCGGCAGGACTGCAGAAAAGAACCGCCTATCTCAGCGCACCTATCTTGCACTTGGTTTGCCGCTGCTGTTGTCGGGATTAACGACACCACTCCTCGGGGCTGTCGATACGGCGACTGTCGGTCAACTGACCGACCCGGCTCTCCTCGGAGGCGTAGCGGTCGGAGCGTTGATTTTTAATACGATGTATTGGCTGTTCGGATTTTTGCGGGTCAGCACGTCCGGATTTGCTGCTCAGGCTCTTGGTTCCGGCGATCATGAGAAAAGCCTGGCTGCTTTATTCAAGCCCGCCTTGCTCGCTTTGTCCATCGGTTTGTTATTCGTACTGCTGCAGCGCCCAATTTTACATAGTGCGCTGACTCTGATACGGCCGGGCGACGATGTCAGTCTTGTCGCTTCCCAATACTTCAATATCCGCATATGGGGCGCCCCCGTTACCCTCATGAACTATGTCATCATAGGCTGGATGCTGGGAACAGCGAAGATACGGATGACATTGTTCCTTCAAATCGGCATGAACGTATTCGATATGGGGCTCACGCTCCTGTTCGTCAAAGCTTTCCATTGGGGCGTCACGGGTGTAGCCGCCGCCACCACCATAGCTGAAGCGACTGTACTCGCTGCGGGATTAATTGTTTTTGCGGCTTCAGTAAGGCTGCCGTCCGGTGGATCAGCCTGGAAATCCCTGATGCACATAGGCGATTTCAGAAAGATGCTGTCGGTCAACGGCGACTTAATGATTCGTACCGCTTGTTTGCTGAGTGTTTTTAACTTGTTTACTGCGGCGGGAAGCTCGTTTGGAACGGAACAGCTTGCAGCGAATGTGATTTTGCTGCAAATTCATTTTCTGATGGCGGCGGTGTTCGAGGGCTTCGCCAATGCCGGCAGCATCTTCGCCGGAAAAGCGCTGGGCTCGCAGGACAGGCTTTTATTTCGGAGAACGATCGGTCTCTCATGGCGGTGGGCATTATTATCCGCGGTACTAATAAGCGGCATATATTGGGTCCTTAACAGCACATTAATTACACTGTTTACGAACAATGACAAAGTAAGCAGTCTCGCATTAAACTACAGCATTTGGATCGCCGTTTATCCGTTTGCTGCCGGTCTTTGTCTCATATTCTACGGTATATTTACCGGAACGACGAAAACAGCGCCTATCCGGAATTCGACGATTATGTCTCTTATCGTCTTCCTGGCGGCGCTTTATCTGCTTGTACCCGTTTACCAAAACCACGGCTTGTGGCTCGCCTTTCTGCTGTTCAGCCTGGCCAGATCGTTATTCTTGATTATGTATCTGCCGAAGCTGGAAAGATCGCTGTTTATAAGGTGA
- a CDS encoding ABC transporter ATP-binding protein, protein MKSRKLLEMSGIGKSYSSDVLALTDVSFTIAEGECVGLVGESGSGKSTLAKLILGLEKPDRGSIMLSGVPFHSLTGRALRLARQHVQVVFQDPAASLNPRLPIWKTVIEPLENYPEAVPEFPRNDRNSKRGTASLLLDRVGLGTGLLDYYPHQLSGGQKQRVAIARGLSLQPKLLICDEPTSSLDVSIQAQILNLLKELQKEFNMSYLFISHDIASVRYMSDRIAVLKEGRLADLFESEELFSPERHEYTRRMVQAVTL, encoded by the coding sequence ATGAAAAGCAGGAAGCTGCTGGAGATGAGCGGCATCGGCAAATCGTACTCGTCTGACGTCCTGGCGTTAACTGACGTCAGCTTTACAATTGCGGAAGGTGAGTGTGTGGGTCTGGTTGGAGAAAGCGGAAGCGGCAAGAGCACTTTGGCCAAGCTGATTTTAGGACTGGAGAAGCCTGACCGGGGATCGATTATGCTGAGCGGTGTTCCTTTCCATTCACTTACGGGCCGTGCTTTAAGGTTGGCCCGGCAGCATGTTCAGGTCGTATTTCAAGATCCTGCCGCTTCATTAAATCCGCGTTTGCCGATCTGGAAGACGGTTATTGAACCTTTGGAGAATTATCCCGAAGCTGTGCCGGAGTTTCCGAGGAACGACCGGAATTCCAAACGCGGGACGGCTTCTTTATTGCTTGATAGAGTCGGCTTGGGAACCGGTCTGCTCGATTATTACCCGCACCAGCTTAGCGGCGGCCAGAAGCAGCGTGTAGCGATAGCGCGAGGGCTCAGCCTGCAGCCGAAGCTGCTGATCTGCGATGAGCCCACCTCCAGTCTCGACGTTTCCATTCAGGCGCAAATCTTGAATCTGCTCAAAGAGCTTCAGAAGGAATTTAATATGTCTTATTTGTTTATTTCCCACGATATCGCCTCGGTACGGTACATGAGCGACCGTATCGCTGTATTGAAGGAGGGGCGTTTGGCCGATTTATTCGAATCGGAAGAGTTGTTCTCGCCGGAACGGCACGAATATACCCGCAGGATGGTGCAGGCGGTCACCTTATAA
- a CDS encoding ABC transporter ATP-binding protein translates to MNRWRGVQVTDTIPVLRLSGVSISAIHNKGRHNRSLVHGVDLSVYPGEMIGLVGESGSGKSVTAAAVLGLLPKPLHVTSGHIYLEGMKLCSLSERERRRVRGKRIAYMFQNYQGSFTPFMKIGKQLVETIRSHEQAGVKEARETAMEWLNRVQLPAARVFASYPFQLSGGQLQRASLAAALMLKPSLLIADEPTTALDVLTGEGVLELIADLRKDTNCAVLLISHDLNHVLKHTDRMAVMYGGRLIEEGATKDVRMNPQHPYTQLLLKARPVLTAARMPGKLAAIPGEPGSVAEQGCPFGNRCPSRTQQCAETPPEMKKIREGHVAACHLNHEEGGGRDEKQEAAGDERHRQIVLV, encoded by the coding sequence GTGAATAGATGGAGAGGTGTTCAGGTGACCGATACAATTCCTGTATTGCGTCTGTCCGGGGTGTCGATCTCGGCGATTCATAATAAAGGGAGACATAACCGCAGTCTGGTGCATGGCGTCGATTTATCGGTTTATCCCGGTGAAATGATAGGGCTGGTAGGGGAAAGCGGCAGCGGCAAAAGCGTTACCGCCGCGGCAGTTCTCGGATTGCTGCCCAAACCTCTTCATGTTACATCCGGCCATATTTATTTGGAAGGGATGAAATTATGCTCTTTATCGGAGAGGGAGAGAAGACGCGTCCGGGGTAAAAGAATTGCTTACATGTTTCAGAATTATCAGGGCAGCTTCACGCCATTTATGAAAATCGGCAAGCAGCTCGTCGAGACAATCCGCAGCCATGAACAAGCCGGCGTCAAGGAAGCACGGGAAACCGCCATGGAATGGCTTAACCGGGTTCAGCTTCCCGCGGCCCGGGTATTTGCAAGCTATCCGTTTCAGCTAAGCGGCGGCCAGCTTCAGAGGGCGTCCTTGGCGGCTGCACTGATGCTGAAGCCGTCGCTCCTGATTGCAGACGAGCCGACAACCGCTCTTGATGTGTTGACGGGAGAAGGCGTGCTCGAATTGATCGCAGATCTTCGGAAGGATACGAATTGCGCTGTTCTGCTTATTTCTCACGACTTGAATCACGTGCTTAAGCATACGGACCGAATGGCTGTCATGTATGGGGGCCGTTTAATCGAAGAGGGTGCGACAAAAGATGTCCGCATGAACCCGCAGCATCCTTATACGCAGCTTCTGCTTAAGGCAAGACCAGTGCTTACGGCGGCGCGTATGCCCGGTAAGCTGGCCGCGATTCCCGGAGAGCCGGGCTCGGTCGCGGAGCAGGGCTGCCCCTTCGGGAACAGGTGCCCGTCCCGGACGCAGCAGTGTGCCGAGACTCCGCCGGAAATGAAAAAGATCCGGGAGGGGCACGTGGCTGCCTGCCACTTGAATCATGAGGAAGGGGGAGGACGTGATGAAAAGCAGGAAGCTGCTGGAGATGAGCGGCATCGGCAAATCGTACTCGTCTGA
- the nikC gene encoding nickel transporter permease, translating to MIRRPMLIFGLILLGLIVFAAAAGPYLVDNDPLSVNMGERFLPPSMKYPLGTDNLGRCIFSRLASGAQITLGITSLVVIAVIIVGIPAGLISGYIGGRLDAFLMRLADGLVALPEFILAIAVAGFLGPSLTNLMLSVVLIKWISYARIVRGIVLSEREREYVLAARVGGCSTWKLLRRHLLPQIVSPVLVLAALDIGKVILIISSLSYLGLGAQPPAPEWGAMLNDGRPYFQTAPELMIYPGVAIMMLVLACNLIGDGLRESLDAKSE from the coding sequence ATGATTCGCCGCCCGATGCTGATCTTCGGTTTGATTTTATTGGGGCTTATTGTTTTTGCAGCCGCAGCGGGACCTTATTTGGTGGATAACGATCCGCTAAGTGTTAATATGGGGGAACGATTCTTACCTCCAAGCATGAAATACCCTCTTGGAACGGATAACCTCGGACGCTGCATTTTCTCCCGGCTCGCATCTGGAGCGCAAATAACTCTGGGCATCACCTCATTGGTTGTTATCGCCGTCATTATAGTCGGCATACCTGCAGGTCTTATATCCGGGTATATCGGCGGTCGTCTGGATGCGTTCTTAATGCGTTTGGCTGACGGGCTAGTTGCATTGCCGGAGTTTATTCTGGCCATCGCCGTTGCAGGTTTTCTGGGGCCGAGCCTGACGAATCTGATGCTTTCGGTTGTCCTTATCAAGTGGATCAGTTACGCGCGGATCGTCAGGGGGATCGTTCTCTCCGAAAGGGAAAGAGAATATGTGCTGGCGGCAAGAGTGGGAGGCTGCAGCACCTGGAAGCTGCTGCGCCGGCATCTGCTGCCGCAGATTGTTTCCCCGGTGCTGGTCCTTGCCGCGCTTGATATTGGCAAGGTGATACTGATTATTTCCTCGCTCTCCTATCTCGGTCTGGGAGCCCAGCCGCCGGCACCGGAATGGGGAGCGATGCTGAATGACGGCAGACCTTATTTTCAGACCGCTCCCGAGCTTATGATATATCCGGGAGTTGCCATTATGATGCTCGTGCTGGCGTGCAATTTAATCGGCGACGGACTTCGCGAGTCTCTTGATGCGAAGAGTGAATAG
- the nikB gene encoding nickel ABC transporter permease, producing MLIVRKRALQLLIVLLLLSVATFTLMKLASGDPVKTILQADELLVTAADEERLRAELGFDRPLIVQYGQWMWKLLQLDLGKSYVKGKPVWQELMERLPATLQLTAGGMAVLLLISVPLGIAAARYPGRWPDLLSRALALVGAAVPGFWLGLMLVYLFAFKLQLLPSMGKGSLTQIILPSFTLGFPLAAVYARLLRAGLLQSLSHDYIRAARGRGLPEWRVVSLHAFRAALLPVVTVFGMGIGSLLGGAVVVETLFSWPGLGSMAVEAIFSRDYPVIQGYVLLTGVFAVTINLLVDLSYSIIDPRIRYEKGVSL from the coding sequence CTGCTTATTGTTAGAAAGCGCGCGCTTCAGCTGCTGATCGTGCTGCTGCTTCTTTCGGTGGCTACGTTCACCTTGATGAAGCTGGCGTCCGGCGATCCCGTGAAGACGATTTTGCAAGCCGATGAGCTCTTGGTTACAGCGGCCGACGAAGAGAGGCTCCGTGCGGAGCTCGGCTTCGACCGGCCGCTTATCGTCCAATACGGACAGTGGATGTGGAAGCTGCTGCAGCTCGATCTCGGCAAATCATACGTCAAAGGCAAGCCTGTCTGGCAGGAGCTGATGGAACGGCTTCCCGCAACCTTGCAATTAACGGCAGGAGGCATGGCGGTTCTGCTGCTGATATCCGTTCCTCTCGGAATAGCTGCGGCCAGATACCCGGGAAGATGGCCCGACCTGTTAAGCAGAGCCCTGGCACTCGTCGGCGCTGCAGTCCCCGGCTTCTGGCTCGGACTTATGCTTGTCTATTTGTTCGCCTTCAAGCTGCAGCTGCTGCCTTCGATGGGAAAAGGGAGCTTAACACAAATCATCCTGCCTTCGTTCACTTTAGGCTTTCCTTTGGCGGCAGTCTATGCGCGATTGTTGCGGGCGGGACTGCTGCAGAGCTTATCGCACGATTATATCCGCGCGGCAAGGGGAAGAGGTCTTCCGGAGTGGCGCGTCGTTTCGCTGCACGCCTTCCGGGCGGCGCTGCTGCCCGTCGTGACGGTATTCGGAATGGGCATCGGCAGTCTGCTCGGCGGGGCGGTAGTCGTTGAAACCCTATTCTCGTGGCCGGGCCTCGGCAGTATGGCTGTTGAAGCGATTTTTAGCCGCGATTACCCGGTTATTCAGGGATATGTGCTGCTAACCGGCGTATTTGCCGTTACAATTAACCTCCTTGTTGATCTGTCCTACAGTATAATCGATCCGCGGATCCGGTATGAAAAGGGTGTGTCTCTATGA